In Chromobacterium rhizoryzae, one genomic interval encodes:
- the ccoN gene encoding cytochrome-c oxidase, cbb3-type subunit I has product METQSTYNYKVVRQFAIMTVVWGIVGMLVGVIIAAQLVWPELNFGPWFHFGRLRPLHTNAVIFAFGGCGLFATSYYVVQRTCNVRLISDKLAAFTFWGWQLVIVLAAITLPLGLTTSKEYAELEWPIKLLIAVIWVVYAIVFFGTIAIRKVKHIYVANWFYGAFILAVALLHIVNSAFVPVSLWKSYSAYSGAVDAMVQWWYGHNAVGFFLTAAFLGMMYYFIPKQAGRPVYSYRLSVVHFWALIFTYMWAGPHHLHYTSLPDWTQSVGMVFSLVLLAPSWGGMINGIMTLSGAWHKLRTDPVLKFLVVSLSFYGMSTFEGPMMSIKTVNALSHYTDWTIGHVHSGALGWVGFITIGSMYYLIPRLFGRESMFSLKLVEAHFWLATVGVVLYIAALWISGVTQGLMWRALNPDGTLTYAFVEAVKATYPYHFVRLLGGFLYLLGMFLMAYNTFRTVTAGRAVDAKIPAITAHAH; this is encoded by the coding sequence ATGGAAACGCAATCCACTTATAACTATAAGGTGGTGCGCCAATTTGCCATCATGACCGTCGTGTGGGGCATTGTCGGTATGTTGGTGGGCGTCATCATTGCGGCCCAACTGGTGTGGCCCGAATTGAACTTCGGCCCCTGGTTCCACTTTGGCCGCCTGCGTCCTCTGCACACCAATGCGGTCATCTTCGCCTTTGGCGGTTGCGGCCTGTTCGCCACCTCCTATTACGTGGTGCAGCGTACCTGTAACGTCCGGCTGATCTCCGACAAGCTCGCCGCCTTCACCTTCTGGGGCTGGCAGCTGGTGATCGTGCTGGCCGCCATCACCTTGCCGCTGGGCCTGACCACCAGCAAGGAATACGCCGAGCTGGAATGGCCGATCAAACTGCTGATCGCGGTGATCTGGGTTGTTTACGCCATCGTTTTCTTCGGCACCATCGCCATCCGCAAGGTCAAGCACATCTACGTGGCCAACTGGTTCTACGGCGCCTTCATCCTGGCCGTGGCCCTGCTGCACATCGTCAACTCCGCCTTCGTGCCGGTGTCGCTGTGGAAATCCTACTCCGCCTACTCCGGCGCCGTGGACGCCATGGTGCAATGGTGGTACGGCCACAACGCCGTGGGCTTCTTCCTGACCGCCGCCTTCCTGGGCATGATGTACTACTTCATCCCGAAACAGGCCGGCCGTCCGGTTTACTCCTACCGCCTGTCCGTGGTGCACTTCTGGGCGCTGATCTTCACCTATATGTGGGCCGGTCCTCACCACCTGCATTACACCAGCCTGCCTGACTGGACCCAGTCCGTAGGCATGGTGTTCTCCCTGGTGCTGCTGGCTCCGAGCTGGGGCGGCATGATCAACGGCATCATGACGCTGTCCGGCGCCTGGCATAAGCTGCGCACCGATCCGGTGTTGAAATTCCTGGTGGTCTCGCTGTCCTTCTACGGCATGTCCACCTTCGAAGGCCCGATGATGTCGATCAAGACCGTCAACGCCTTGTCCCACTACACCGACTGGACCATCGGCCATGTGCACTCCGGCGCGCTGGGCTGGGTGGGCTTCATCACCATCGGTTCCATGTACTACCTGATTCCGCGCCTGTTCGGCCGCGAATCCATGTTCAGCCTGAAGCTGGTTGAAGCCCATTTCTGGCTCGCCACCGTCGGCGTGGTGCTGTACATCGCCGCGCTGTGGATCTCCGGCGTGACCCAGGGCCTGATGTGGCGCGCGCTGAACCCGGACGGCACCCTGACCTACGCCTTCGTAGAGGCGGTCAAGGCCACCTATCCGTACCACTTCGTGCGTCTGCTCGGCGGCTTCCTGTACCTGCTCGGCATGTTCCTGATGGCCTACAACACCTTCCGCACCGTAACCGCGGGCCGTGCCGTAGACGCCAAGATCCCGGCCATCACCGCCCACGCTCATTGA
- a CDS encoding cbb3-type cytochrome oxidase subunit 3 — protein sequence MDWVTIGRSLFTVVCFAFFIVVLGIAYSKRSKNRYEDAANLPFLDDDKVQEAEQDQASNGARK from the coding sequence ATGGACTGGGTAACCATCGGACGCTCGCTGTTCACGGTAGTGTGCTTTGCATTCTTCATCGTGGTGCTGGGCATCGCCTACAGCAAGCGCTCCAAGAACCGGTATGAGGACGCGGCCAACCTGCCCTTCCTCGACGACGACAAGGTGCAGGAAGCGGAACAAGACCAAGCTTCCAACGGAGCAAGAAAATGA
- the ccoG gene encoding cytochrome c oxidase accessory protein CcoG, with product MSDSLKEIPIKVEPPRQAGQQPDATETVSLYESHIKIYPRAVKGLFNNLRVLFVIGTQLVFLGLPWLSWNGRQALHFDLIERKFHLFGLTIWPQDFVYLAALLMCCAFALFTWTTIAGRLWCGYSCPQTVYTEIMLWIEQWVEGDRNKRIKLDKSPMSLRKFRLKFTKHALMILFSLWTGFTLVGYFTPIRDLVAAAPRFDYGPWEAFWMFFYAGFTYLLANFMREQVCKYMCPYARFQSVMFDADTLIISYDEKRGEPRGARKKGSDPKEQGLGACINCSICVQVCPVGIDIRNGLQYECIGCAACIDACDEVMDKMAYPRGLIRYTTENALEGKYPEKAIASRLKRPRVILYTLVLSVVIATSIGSMLMRKPFKVDVLRDRASLVRETDAGWLENTYIIKIINTTEQNQHFRITASGLPGLKVQADRKDIAVAATGNTDVTVHVQADPQYATKGSHEIRFLIESINNPSLQVEEKSSFIGE from the coding sequence ATGTCCGATTCGCTCAAGGAAATTCCGATCAAGGTCGAACCGCCGCGCCAGGCCGGCCAGCAGCCCGACGCCACCGAGACCGTTTCTCTGTACGAGTCGCATATCAAGATCTATCCGCGCGCCGTCAAAGGCCTGTTCAACAATCTGCGCGTGCTCTTCGTCATAGGCACCCAGCTGGTCTTCCTCGGCCTGCCCTGGCTGAGCTGGAACGGACGCCAGGCGCTGCATTTCGACCTGATCGAACGCAAATTCCACCTGTTCGGCCTCACCATCTGGCCGCAGGACTTCGTCTATCTGGCCGCGCTGCTGATGTGCTGCGCCTTCGCCCTGTTCACCTGGACCACCATCGCCGGCCGGCTGTGGTGCGGTTATTCCTGTCCGCAGACGGTCTACACCGAAATCATGCTGTGGATAGAGCAATGGGTGGAAGGCGACCGCAACAAGCGCATCAAGCTGGACAAGTCGCCGATGAGCTTGCGCAAATTTCGTCTCAAATTCACCAAGCACGCCTTGATGATCCTGTTCTCGCTGTGGACCGGCTTCACCCTGGTGGGCTACTTCACGCCGATCCGCGATCTGGTGGCCGCCGCGCCGCGCTTCGACTACGGGCCCTGGGAAGCGTTCTGGATGTTCTTCTACGCCGGCTTCACCTATCTGCTGGCCAACTTCATGCGCGAGCAGGTCTGCAAATACATGTGCCCGTACGCGCGCTTCCAGAGCGTGATGTTCGACGCCGACACTCTGATCATTTCCTATGACGAAAAGCGCGGCGAGCCGCGCGGCGCGCGCAAGAAAGGCAGCGACCCGAAGGAACAGGGTCTGGGCGCCTGCATCAACTGCAGCATCTGCGTTCAAGTCTGCCCGGTGGGCATAGACATCCGCAACGGCCTGCAATACGAGTGCATAGGCTGCGCGGCCTGCATCGACGCCTGCGACGAGGTGATGGATAAAATGGCCTATCCGCGCGGCCTGATCCGTTACACCACGGAAAACGCGCTGGAAGGCAAATACCCGGAAAAGGCCATCGCCTCCCGGCTCAAGCGCCCGCGCGTGATACTGTATACGCTGGTGCTCAGCGTCGTTATCGCCACCTCCATCGGCTCCATGCTGATGCGCAAGCCCTTCAAGGTGGACGTGCTGCGCGACCGCGCCTCGCTGGTGCGCGAAACCGATGCCGGCTGGCTGGAAAACACCTATATCATTAAAATTATCAATACTACGGAACAGAATCAGCATTTCAGGATCACAGCATCGGGCTTGCCCGGCCTGAAAGTGCAGGCCGACCGCAAGGACATCGCTGTCGCGGCCACCGGCAACACCGACGTCACCGTTCACGTCCAGGCCGATCCGCAGTACGCGACCAAGGGCAGCCACGAGATCCGCTTCCTGATCGAGTCCATCAACAACCCTTCCCTGCAAGTGGAAGAGAAGTCCAGCTTCATCGGAGAGTAA
- the pepN gene encoding aminopeptidase N — protein MAQQPQVKYRNDYAAPAFLIDRVDLSFDIEDDATRVHARLVVTRNDKAVRQDDLVLDGSAALVAVTLDGERLGEGGYALADDQLTVRGVPDSFILEVETEIDPAANTSLMGLYASNGNLFTQCEPEGFRKITYYLDRPDVMAKFTTTIMADKHKFPVLLSNGNKVGEGMVDKKRHWVKWVDPYKKPSYLFALVAGKLTALKDKFVTMRGREVALEIWTEPADQDKTQHAMESLKHSMKWDEQRFGLEYDLDIYMIVAVGDFNMGAMENKGLNVFNTKYVLARKDTATDADFQGVERVIGHEYFHNWTGNRVTCRDWFQLSLKEGLTVFRDQEFGADMSSRAVKRIEDVKGLRAHQFPEDAGPTSHPIRPDSYIEMNNFYTMTVYEKGAEVVRMYHTLLGEAGFRKGMDLYFKRHDGQAVTCDDFRAAMADANDVDLGQFGLWYSQAGTPVLSVSGRYDSVARSYTLNVRQSCPATPGQEQKQPFHIPLALGLVGADGADLPLRMEGEAEAQGGTRVLDVKAAEQSFTFVDVPAEPVPSLLRGFSAPVKLDFDWRDDQLAFLMANDSDSFSRWEAGQTLAERLFKQLLTTLAAGGELKLPETFVSAFRAVLKDHVADPAFKALMLALPSEAEILEMVEAADPASIHQVRDFVLDELAQALRGEWREAYELSQTRDYKPQDAGKRDLKNRALAMLNRLDDAWPAEAASKQCQEADNMTDQMGAMLALRDRDGAERDDCFTAFAARWQGDALVMDKFFMLVASSQLPGTLEHVQAAMQHPAFTLKNPNKARALIGTFGANMALFHAADGSGYRFLADQVLALDAINPQVASRIVNAFRRLKKLEPARQALMREQLQRLAGQTLSKDVYEIVSKILEA, from the coding sequence ATGGCTCAACAGCCGCAAGTCAAGTACCGCAACGACTACGCAGCCCCCGCTTTTCTGATCGACCGCGTCGATCTGAGCTTCGACATTGAAGACGACGCCACCCGCGTGCACGCGCGTCTGGTGGTGACCCGCAACGACAAGGCCGTGCGCCAGGACGATCTGGTGCTGGACGGCAGCGCCGCATTGGTGGCGGTGACGCTGGACGGCGAACGCCTGGGCGAAGGCGGCTACGCGCTGGCCGACGATCAACTGACCGTGCGCGGCGTGCCGGACAGCTTCATCCTGGAAGTGGAAACCGAGATCGATCCGGCGGCCAACACCAGTCTGATGGGCTTGTACGCGTCCAACGGCAATCTGTTCACCCAATGCGAGCCGGAAGGCTTCCGCAAAATCACCTATTACCTGGACCGTCCCGACGTGATGGCAAAGTTCACCACCACCATCATGGCGGACAAGCATAAATTCCCGGTGCTGCTCTCCAACGGCAACAAGGTGGGCGAGGGCATGGTGGACAAGAAGCGTCACTGGGTGAAGTGGGTGGACCCGTACAAGAAGCCGTCTTATCTGTTCGCCTTGGTGGCCGGCAAGCTGACGGCGCTGAAGGACAAGTTCGTCACCATGCGCGGCCGTGAAGTGGCGCTGGAGATCTGGACCGAACCGGCCGATCAGGACAAGACCCAGCACGCGATGGAGTCCCTGAAGCACTCGATGAAGTGGGACGAGCAGCGCTTCGGCCTGGAATACGATCTGGACATCTATATGATCGTCGCCGTCGGCGACTTCAATATGGGCGCGATGGAGAACAAGGGCCTCAACGTCTTCAACACCAAGTACGTGCTGGCACGCAAGGACACCGCCACCGACGCCGACTTCCAGGGCGTGGAGCGGGTGATCGGCCATGAATACTTCCACAACTGGACCGGCAACCGCGTCACCTGCCGCGACTGGTTCCAGCTGTCGCTGAAGGAAGGCCTGACCGTGTTCCGCGACCAGGAGTTCGGCGCCGACATGAGCAGCCGCGCGGTCAAGCGCATCGAGGACGTCAAGGGCCTGCGCGCTCATCAGTTCCCGGAGGACGCGGGCCCCACCTCCCATCCCATCCGCCCGGACAGCTATATCGAGATGAATAATTTCTACACCATGACGGTGTATGAAAAAGGCGCGGAAGTGGTGCGCATGTATCACACCTTGCTGGGCGAAGCCGGCTTCCGCAAGGGCATGGATCTGTATTTCAAACGCCATGACGGCCAGGCGGTGACCTGCGACGACTTCCGCGCGGCGATGGCCGACGCCAACGACGTGGACCTGGGTCAGTTCGGCCTGTGGTACAGCCAGGCCGGCACCCCGGTGCTCAGCGTCAGCGGCCGTTACGACAGCGTGGCGCGCAGCTACACCCTGAACGTGCGCCAATCCTGCCCGGCCACCCCGGGCCAGGAGCAGAAGCAGCCCTTCCACATCCCGCTGGCCCTGGGTCTGGTGGGCGCGGACGGCGCCGACCTGCCGCTGCGGATGGAAGGCGAGGCCGAGGCGCAGGGCGGCACCCGGGTGCTGGACGTCAAGGCGGCGGAGCAGAGCTTCACCTTCGTCGACGTGCCGGCTGAGCCGGTGCCTTCGCTGCTGCGCGGCTTCTCCGCGCCGGTGAAGCTGGATTTCGATTGGCGCGACGACCAACTGGCTTTCCTGATGGCCAACGACAGCGACAGCTTCAGCCGCTGGGAGGCCGGCCAGACCTTGGCCGAGCGCCTGTTCAAGCAGCTGTTGACGACGCTGGCCGCCGGCGGCGAGCTGAAGTTGCCGGAAACCTTCGTCTCCGCCTTCCGCGCGGTGCTCAAGGACCATGTCGCCGATCCGGCGTTCAAGGCCTTGATGCTGGCTCTGCCTTCCGAGGCGGAAATCCTGGAGATGGTGGAGGCGGCCGATCCGGCGAGCATCCATCAGGTGCGCGATTTCGTGCTGGACGAGCTGGCGCAGGCGCTGCGCGGCGAGTGGCGCGAGGCGTACGAGCTGAGCCAGACCCGCGATTACAAGCCGCAGGACGCCGGTAAGCGCGATCTGAAGAACCGCGCGCTGGCCATGCTGAACCGCCTGGACGACGCCTGGCCGGCGGAGGCCGCCTCCAAGCAGTGCCAGGAGGCGGACAATATGACCGACCAGATGGGCGCGATGCTGGCCTTGCGCGATCGCGACGGCGCCGAGCGCGACGATTGCTTCACCGCCTTCGCCGCCCGCTGGCAGGGCGACGCGCTGGTGATGGACAAGTTCTTCATGCTGGTGGCCAGCAGCCAACTGCCGGGCACGCTGGAGCATGTGCAGGCGGCGATGCAGCATCCGGCCTTCACCTTGAAGAACCCCAATAAGGCGCGCGCGCTGATCGGCACCTTCGGCGCCAATATGGCCTTGTTCCACGCCGCCGACGGCAGCGGCTATCGCTTCCTCGCCGATCAGGTGCTGGCGCTGGACGCGATCAATCCGCAGGTGGCCAGCCGCATCGTCAACGCCTTCCGCCGACTGAAGAAGCTGGAGCCGGCGCGTCAGGCGCTGATGCGCGAGCAGTTGCAGCGCCTGGCCGGGCAAACGCTGTCCAAGGACGTGTACGAGATCGTGTCCAAGATTTTGGAAGCCTGA
- the ccoO gene encoding cytochrome-c oxidase, cbb3-type subunit II, with translation MDKIQKLIEEHVGYLIVFTLLVVSVAGLVEILPLAFQKSTTQPVAGVKPYTAVQLAGRDIYIREGCHTCHTQMIRPFRAETERYGHYSVAGESVYDHPFLWGSKRTGPDLARVGARYSDEWHRVHLINPRDVVPESNMPAFPWLAKNLADADIVPTKMKALRLVGVPYTDKDIAEAKAQVEGKSEMDVLVAYLQGLGLALKNVR, from the coding sequence ATGGATAAGATACAAAAACTGATCGAAGAACACGTCGGCTATCTGATCGTGTTCACCCTGCTGGTCGTCAGCGTGGCCGGTCTGGTGGAAATTCTGCCGCTGGCCTTCCAGAAATCGACCACTCAGCCGGTGGCCGGCGTCAAGCCCTACACCGCCGTGCAGCTGGCCGGCCGCGACATCTACATCCGCGAAGGCTGCCATACCTGCCACACGCAGATGATCCGTCCGTTCCGCGCTGAAACCGAGCGCTATGGCCACTACTCCGTGGCCGGCGAATCGGTGTACGACCACCCCTTCCTGTGGGGCTCCAAGCGCACCGGTCCGGACCTGGCCCGCGTGGGCGCCCGTTACTCCGACGAATGGCACCGCGTGCACCTGATCAACCCGCGCGACGTGGTTCCCGAGTCCAATATGCCGGCCTTCCCGTGGCTGGCCAAGAATCTGGCCGACGCCGACATTGTGCCGACCAAGATGAAGGCGCTGCGCCTGGTGGGCGTTCCCTATACCGACAAGGACATCGCCGAGGCCAAGGCCCAGGTGGAGGGCAAGTCGGAAATGGACGTGCTGGTCGCTTACCTGCAAGGCCTGGGCCTTGCCTTGAAGAACGTTCGTTAA
- a CDS encoding M61 family metallopeptidase gives MTVSVRYTLCPSAPEAHLFEVVLTVSRPAKNGQIFSLPAWIPGSYMIREFSKHIVEIRAESAGKAVRLVQLTKNSWQAAPVKGSLVLRYKVYAFDLSVRGAYLDAQRGFYNGSSVFLAADGYENEACEVEILPPEGKAYADWKVATSLPARGADKKTGFGGYQAASYDELIDHPVELGAFERVSFKACGVPHEFVVSGRFRADLKRLARDAKKICEYQIKLFGEPAPFERYVFMLFVGKDIYGGLEHRASTALVANRDDLPQQGVEEIGDGYLKLLGLISHEYFHSWNVKRMKPAAFTPYDLNQEGYTRLLWAFEGITSYYDDLSLVRCGLIDEKRYLGLLAETISGVERGAGRLKQTLEQSSFEAWTKYYRQDENSPNSIVSYYTKGALAALALDLTIRRDSQGRQSLDDVMRALWRKWLDDGKGLAEDEWESQAQAVTGLDLKAFFDRALRGVESLPLAELLAAQGVELRFEPAANAGDRGGLALSGKPAPASLGVKAVAEAQGVRVLNVYDGGAAQGAGLSGGDVIVAIDKLKAVDLDKALARYQPGDKLKLHWFRRDELISAQVELQAAPADACRLLLQDGGAQWLRR, from the coding sequence ATGACCGTTTCCGTCCGCTACACCCTATGTCCGAGCGCCCCGGAGGCGCATCTTTTCGAGGTCGTCCTGACCGTTTCCCGGCCCGCCAAGAATGGCCAGATTTTCTCATTGCCGGCGTGGATTCCCGGCAGTTACATGATCCGGGAGTTCTCCAAACATATTGTGGAAATTCGCGCGGAATCCGCGGGAAAAGCGGTGCGGCTGGTCCAGCTGACAAAAAACAGTTGGCAAGCCGCGCCAGTCAAGGGCTCGTTGGTTCTACGCTATAAAGTTTATGCGTTTGATCTGTCGGTGCGCGGCGCTTATCTGGACGCGCAGCGCGGCTTCTATAACGGCAGCAGCGTTTTCCTGGCGGCGGACGGCTACGAGAACGAGGCTTGCGAGGTGGAGATCCTGCCGCCGGAAGGCAAGGCCTACGCCGATTGGAAGGTGGCGACCAGCTTGCCGGCGCGCGGCGCGGACAAGAAAACCGGCTTCGGCGGCTATCAGGCCGCCTCTTACGACGAGTTGATCGACCACCCGGTGGAACTGGGCGCTTTCGAACGCGTCAGCTTCAAAGCCTGCGGCGTGCCGCACGAATTCGTCGTCTCCGGCCGCTTCCGCGCCGACCTCAAGCGCCTGGCGCGCGACGCCAAGAAAATCTGCGAATACCAGATCAAGCTGTTCGGCGAGCCGGCGCCCTTCGAGCGCTACGTGTTCATGCTTTTCGTCGGCAAGGACATCTACGGCGGCCTGGAGCATCGCGCCTCCACCGCGCTGGTGGCCAACCGCGACGACTTGCCGCAGCAGGGCGTCGAGGAGATCGGCGACGGCTATCTGAAGCTGCTGGGCCTGATCAGCCACGAATATTTCCACAGCTGGAACGTCAAGCGGATGAAGCCGGCGGCGTTCACGCCCTACGATCTGAACCAGGAAGGCTATACCCGTCTGCTGTGGGCCTTCGAGGGCATCACCTCCTATTACGACGACTTGAGCCTGGTGCGTTGCGGCCTGATAGACGAGAAGCGCTATCTGGGCCTGCTGGCGGAAACCATCAGCGGCGTCGAGCGCGGCGCCGGCCGCTTGAAGCAGACGCTGGAGCAATCCAGCTTCGAAGCGTGGACCAAGTACTATCGACAAGACGAAAACAGCCCCAACAGCATCGTCAGCTATTACACCAAGGGCGCGCTGGCCGCGCTGGCGCTGGACCTGACCATACGCCGCGACAGCCAGGGCCGTCAGTCGCTGGACGACGTGATGCGCGCGCTGTGGCGCAAATGGCTGGACGACGGCAAGGGCCTGGCCGAGGACGAGTGGGAAAGCCAGGCGCAGGCCGTCACCGGCCTGGACCTCAAGGCCTTTTTCGATCGCGCGCTGCGCGGCGTTGAGTCCCTGCCGCTGGCCGAACTGTTGGCGGCCCAGGGCGTGGAGCTGCGCTTCGAGCCGGCGGCCAACGCCGGCGACCGCGGCGGCCTGGCGTTGAGCGGCAAGCCTGCGCCGGCCAGCCTGGGGGTCAAGGCCGTGGCCGAGGCCCAGGGCGTGCGCGTGCTCAATGTCTACGACGGCGGCGCGGCGCAAGGCGCCGGCCTGTCCGGCGGCGACGTGATCGTGGCCATAGACAAGCTCAAGGCCGTGGACCTGGACAAGGCGCTGGCGCGCTACCAGCCCGGCGATAAGCTGAAACTGCACTGGTTCCGCCGCGACGAACTGATCAGCGCGCAAGTGGAATTGCAAGCCGCTCCTGCCGACGCCTGCCGCCTGCTGTTGCAGGACGGCGGCGCGCAGTGGCTGCGCCGCTAA
- a CDS encoding Hsp20/alpha crystallin family protein → MNILPSRGNVSLFDELFRDFSPGFFIKPLHGDPLPSQIKIDVRESETLFTVHAEIPGVGKEDIHVEVDGPLVTIKAEVRQTDSERKDERPLRTERFYGAVSRSFQLPAEIERNAASAKYENGVLSLTLPKKQGGQGGQRLRVE, encoded by the coding sequence ATGAACATCCTGCCTTCCCGCGGCAATGTTAGCCTGTTTGACGAACTGTTCCGCGACTTCAGCCCCGGCTTTTTCATCAAGCCGCTGCACGGCGATCCCCTGCCCAGCCAGATCAAGATCGACGTGAGGGAATCCGAAACCCTGTTCACCGTTCACGCGGAAATCCCCGGCGTCGGCAAGGAGGATATCCATGTGGAAGTGGACGGCCCGCTGGTCACCATCAAGGCGGAAGTGCGTCAGACGGACAGCGAGCGCAAGGACGAACGCCCGCTGCGCACCGAGCGGTTTTACGGCGCGGTGTCGCGCAGCTTCCAGCTGCCGGCCGAGATCGAACGCAACGCGGCCAGCGCCAAGTATGAAAACGGCGTGCTCAGCCTGACGCTGCCGAAGAAACAAGGCGGACAGGGCGGGCAACGGCTGCGCGTAGAATAA
- the ccoP gene encoding cytochrome-c oxidase, cbb3-type subunit III, with amino-acid sequence MSDFVSEFWNIWITAIVLGGLVWLTYLVFSQSKIKVQKGEQVEITGHVWDGDLSEYNHPLPRWWMLMFYVTLAFAVVYLILYPGLGTWKGMFGWTSVDQYKKERAQAEAKYQPLYDQFLKQDVKAVAADPKAQEMGKRLFQTYCVQCHGSDARGAKGFPNLTDNKWLWGGDIKTIHTTISEGRHGQMPAWGAAFGEEKVKDVANYVLSLSKRKHDAERAVRGKETFATVCIACHGADGKGNPQLGAPNLTDNNWLYGGSEKTIIETITNGRNNQMPAWKDFLGEGKVHLLTAYVWGLSNNPKAPQ; translated from the coding sequence ATGAGTGATTTCGTGAGCGAATTCTGGAACATCTGGATCACCGCGATCGTGCTGGGCGGCCTCGTCTGGCTGACCTATCTGGTGTTTTCGCAATCCAAGATCAAGGTGCAAAAGGGCGAACAGGTGGAGATCACCGGCCACGTGTGGGACGGCGACCTCTCCGAGTACAACCACCCGCTGCCGCGCTGGTGGATGCTGATGTTCTACGTGACCCTGGCCTTCGCCGTGGTCTATCTGATCCTGTATCCCGGCCTCGGTACCTGGAAAGGCATGTTCGGCTGGACCTCGGTAGACCAGTACAAGAAGGAACGCGCACAGGCGGAAGCCAAGTATCAGCCGCTGTACGACCAGTTCCTGAAGCAGGACGTCAAGGCCGTGGCCGCGGATCCCAAGGCTCAGGAAATGGGCAAGCGCCTGTTCCAGACCTACTGCGTGCAGTGCCACGGTTCCGACGCCCGCGGCGCCAAGGGCTTCCCCAACCTGACCGACAACAAGTGGCTGTGGGGCGGTGACATCAAGACCATCCATACCACCATCTCCGAAGGCCGTCACGGCCAGATGCCGGCCTGGGGCGCGGCGTTCGGCGAGGAAAAGGTCAAGGACGTGGCCAACTACGTGCTTTCCCTGTCCAAGCGCAAGCATGACGCGGAGCGCGCGGTGCGCGGCAAGGAAACCTTCGCCACGGTCTGTATCGCCTGCCACGGCGCGGACGGCAAGGGCAACCCGCAGCTGGGCGCGCCCAATCTGACCGACAACAACTGGCTGTACGGCGGCAGCGAGAAAACCATCATCGAAACCATCACCAACGGCCGCAACAACCAGATGCCGGCCTGGAAAGACTTCCTGGGTGAAGGCAAGGTGCATCTGTTGACCGCTTACGTCTGGGGCTTGTCCAACAACCCCAAAGCGCCGCAATAA